The genomic segment GGCAAGTCCCAGAATTCCCAAAAGAAAACTTGCCATACCCGTTGCAATTCCCCACACTCCGGGGAGAACTTTCCGGGCCGCCATTTCAACGATGCTCCAGAAATTCTCGGCTTTAAAATACTCTTGTATTTCCTCTCTGGAAGCATACTCTTTCAATACGTTCACAAGATCAGGGGGAAGCAGTTGTCGCGCCCGCTGTGTAATATCGGTATTGTTTGCCAGGTCTGAGAGAATCCGACCGATATAACTCACTTCATGGATGATCAGGGGAATGATAAGCCAGAAAACGAACGTAATGACCCCGCTTACGAGGGCAAGAGCAATGAAGACGGATGCCGTTCTATTGGGGATCTTCTTCTGCAGCAGAAGAACCAGCGGGTTCATCATGTATGCCAAGAGAAGAGCGACGGCAAAGGGAATAAGAACATCACTCAAAAGACTTAAAAGCCAGACCAGGGCCCAGATACCTGCGGCGGCCAAAACGAGACGAACTACCCGGTCAAAGGTAAAGGGTTTATTGTCTGGTATCATGAGATCTCCTGTTTTTCGGAACGAGCGCCCTTGCAATGTGCATAAAAGCCGCTTGGTTCCTTTTCTGAAGTGTGCATCAACATTATCCATGCTTTCATTCAGAACGCAACATGTGATAGAGTTTTTTACACCAACTTCGCATTCAATAAACATTGCATCAGTAGATGTTGATAATGCATGCTGATAATTATAAGTTTTTATACTGAATACTTTCAAGATTCGATTCAACAAAGAGACATCTGAATTCTTATGAGATCATCAAACGCACGTTCATGCAAGATATTAGCAGTTATCTTCCTGTCGGTTTTTGCCGGAGCTACCGTTGCAGGAGGTACTGAAAACGGAATATTGCCGATTGTTGAAGGCTCAAAGACCGATGTCGTGCTCTTGATTGTCTTTGTATTGCTGGCATTGGTCTTCTCCTTCGTCTGTTCTATAGCGGAGGCCGTTCTCTTGAGTATCACGCCGTCGTTCATTGAGAGTCTCCGAGAGAAGCAACCAGAACGCGCGGGATTATTAAAACGGCTGCGGCAAGAGAGAATTGACCAATCACTTGCCGCGATCTTGACTTTGAACACGATCGCACACACTGTAGGGGCTGTTGTGGCTGGGGCTCAAGCTACGGTGGTATTTGGAAGTGTCTGGATTGGTTTGTTCTCCGCTGTCATGACGTTAATGATCTTATTTTTTTCTGAAATCATTCCCAAAACGATTGGGGCAGTCTACTGGCCGAAGTTCGTGGGGATAACGGCACTTTTCATACAGGGCCTGATCATATCTCTTTATCCGTTGGTGTGGATTGCTGAAGGACTGACAAGACTGATCGCCCGGGGAAAAGTGGAACATGTTTTCAGCCGTGATGAATTCGTCGCCATGGCGGATGTCGGTGAGCAGACTGGTCAGATTGACGAGCAAGAGTCCCAGTTCATACGAAATCTATTTCAGTTCGGCTCGCTGCAAGTAACAGACATCATGACACCACGTGTTGTAATTTCGGCATTGCCTCAAGATATGATGGTTGCGGAGGCCTTGAAGGATGTCACTGAAGCTCCATTCTCGCGCCTGCCGGTATACGAAACGGATATTGATAACATTACGGGCTTTGTTCTCAAAGATGAGATTCTAATGTCCACGTCCCTGGGACGGGGTGATGTAAAGCTTGATGCACTGAAGCGAAGTGTTCATTTCGTTCCAGAGTTAATGCCATTGTCAATGCTGTTGGAATTTCTTCTCGATCATCGGCAACACATCGCCATTGTCGTTAATGAATATGGAGGAACGTCAGGGTTGGTAACGCTGGAAGATGTGTTGGAGACATTATTGGGCATGGAAATTCAAGATGAAATGGATGATGTTGAAGACATGCGTGTTCTTGCACGGCAACAGTGGAAAAAACGCGCCAAGGCACTTGGCATCAAGGTGGAAATCACAGAAGAAAGCCAGGCCGGAAAGGGTGATCCGGCGAATTAGGAAAAGGGTTACAGCCTGATATGCTGTAACCCTTGCTATTTCTGGTGCCCCCGGTGTGACTCGAACACACGGCACACGGATTAGGAATCCGTTGCTCTATCCGCCTGAGCTACGGGGGCACGCGGCCTGTCGGTTTTTGAGAGGAAATCCCCTATCATTATTTCTCCTTCGAGTCAAATGATTTGGGGGAAAAGGAGAGGTAGTTTTCGAGTATCCGCTCGGGACCGAAATTGACGAGTTTCAGATAGTCTGCCGAGACGCCTTCAAAGGCTTTTTGAGGTGCCAGGCCGATCAGTTCCGATTCGAGGACCTCGATCCCCCATTGAGCGGCCTGTTCGCGGATATGGTCGAAGACCACCACGGGCGGTGTTACTTCGTAATCGATGAGGTTCATGGAGACCTGGACGATCCCCCTGCTGGTAAGCTCGATACCGATGGCCCTGACGCAGGGGAGGCCACCGTATGATTCCCTGATGTCCCGGGCGATCTGCCTGGCTGCGACGACGTTATCGCAGTTAAGATTGACATTGAAGGCGATGAGCGGTTTCCGGGCGCCGACGGCTGTCGCCCCGCTGCGGGGTTTGTACCGCACCGGGCCCGCGTCGGGCTTCCATTGCTCGTCCTTCAGCCGTTCCTCCAATCCTTCATACCGGCATCGCCGCACGTCGGGAAGTTCCTTTTTCCGGGGGTGAAGGGCCGCCGCTCCGTAAAAGTAAACGGGTATCCTGTTACGGCGGGCGAAGCCGCGGCCGAAGGTGTGGGCCGCGGCGACGGCGTCCTCCATGCCGGCGCCGGCAAGGGGGATGAAGGGGACCACGTCGACGGCGCCCATGCGTGGATGCACGCCTTCATGGGTCCTCATGTCGATCAGTTCGACAGCCCGGTCACAGAGTCGGTCGGCACCCGTCAGAATTGAATCACAGGTTCCGATGAAGGTGATGACGCTGCGGTTGTGGTCGGGGTCCATGCCGGCGTCGAGGACCCGCACGCCCCCGACGTCGGACAGCAGGCGCACCATCTCGTCGAGGAACATTCCGTTCCTGCCTTCACTGAAATTCGGCACACATTCCATGATCT from the Deltaproteobacteria bacterium genome contains:
- a CDS encoding HlyC/CorC family transporter — protein: MRSSNARSCKILAVIFLSVFAGATVAGGTENGILPIVEGSKTDVVLLIVFVLLALVFSFVCSIAEAVLLSITPSFIESLREKQPERAGLLKRLRQERIDQSLAAILTLNTIAHTVGAVVAGAQATVVFGSVWIGLFSAVMTLMILFFSEIIPKTIGAVYWPKFVGITALFIQGLIISLYPLVWIAEGLTRLIARGKVEHVFSRDEFVAMADVGEQTGQIDEQESQFIRNLFQFGSLQVTDIMTPRVVISALPQDMMVAEALKDVTEAPFSRLPVYETDIDNITGFVLKDEILMSTSLGRGDVKLDALKRSVHFVPELMPLSMLLEFLLDHRQHIAIVVNEYGGTSGLVTLEDVLETLLGMEIQDEMDDVEDMRVLARQQWKKRAKALGIKVEITEESQAGKGDPAN
- the ftcD gene encoding glutamate formimidoyltransferase, with product MKIMECVPNFSEGRNGMFLDEMVRLLSDVGGVRVLDAGMDPDHNRSVITFIGTCDSILTGADRLCDRAVELIDMRTHEGVHPRMGAVDVVPFIPLAGAGMEDAVAAAHTFGRGFARRNRIPVYFYGAAALHPRKKELPDVRRCRYEGLEERLKDEQWKPDAGPVRYKPRSGATAVGARKPLIAFNVNLNCDNVVAARQIARDIRESYGGLPCVRAIGIELTSRGIVQVSMNLIDYEVTPPVVVFDHIREQAAQWGIEVLESELIGLAPQKAFEGVSADYLKLVNFGPERILENYLSFSPKSFDSKEK
- a CDS encoding AI-2E family transporter; this translates as MIPDNKPFTFDRVVRLVLAAAGIWALVWLLSLLSDVLIPFAVALLLAYMMNPLVLLLQKKIPNRTASVFIALALVSGVITFVFWLIIPLIIHEVSYIGRILSDLANNTDITQRARQLLPPDLVNVLKEYASREEIQEYFKAENFWSIVEMAARKVLPGVWGIATGMASFLLGILGLAIIGLYLVFLLIDYQKVSTGWKELIPPLYRESVVGFVKDFESAMNSYFRGQAAVATIVGILFALGFCLIGLPLGILLGLFTGILNMVPYLQLIALIPAFLLSLASSLETGTNL